One window of Perca flavescens isolate YP-PL-M2 chromosome 6, PFLA_1.0, whole genome shotgun sequence genomic DNA carries:
- the nek10 gene encoding serine/threonine-protein kinase Nek10 isoform X3 yields the protein MLKMSNPVKKVRQGEKLPLKSRGIQSKASHDLRRLQSLLAKSIPRHEVNNNKMTPLRQLIFLLSITYKDQRCFSSHPLHKLFSDILASLVKNRLCSEWIDHALPESVLRVLICLRLLIRDPNHQKILHQLQGINSLARYMEHVTAVYISCGEQAFAVQKLVTMTYMFQKLSAVEDQRVWVIESGAHRTLVKLLSTTESSVLLGALLALTTLAESPECKEEIGKLPVVENLLVILQEYDLLSKRMSAELLRLLSPVWQVRDQLRELEGLPVLLSLLYGQHLKLLWSVAWVLVQLCQDPDARTEIRSWGGVQQLLRLLDSDRQYVSDNSSIETLSSANAVGRIQREHMREELSPQEEVDNTMALQSACCTVLTELSLDDTSAHHIVQENGVYIITKLILPQNSGPKVTPLQCYAFRTLRFLFSVERNRHPFKRLFPTDLFELFIDVGHYVRDLAAYEGLQTKVSLYTEEELDSLRENIETVDQNRPPLKVINGYSILEHLGTGAFGSVFKVRKQSGQNLLALKEVNLHNPAFGNDKKSRDSNVEKIISELTIVKEQMTHPNIVKYYKTFLEGDKLYIVMELIEGVPLAEHLNSLKEKQQTFTEDRIWNIFIQMCLALRYLHKEKRIVHRDLTPNNIMLGEKDKVTITDFGLAKQKQENSKLTSVVGTILYSCPEVVKNEPYGERADIWALGCILYQMATLQPPFYSSNMLSLASKIVEAAYEPIEEGAFSVRVTDMIRWCLSPDADLRPDIVAVSSRISDLMMRLMDGLYTSQNALERRAERDRKRAQKYFLEKHKSRMDCSHTNLSQEKSLMNTESPTPRSSAACTSNHSEQNISQDDASDGDAEPCNTNMDTTAFTGKHYRLKSSACFTPDHIQSGGDYTAAKIKPRPVSAGICVSQNKVRQIDDPIQRLLVQLHKIIYITQLPPAPHHNIKRRIIERFKKSLFHYWSDPYNLKVELSKLLHSSPELMELGSSSSDWWPLVHHFTGDAADSTGDGNLKDGVTYQQMQGIIEELLEDNSYYKSNTQQVTFYHSDRQ from the exons CATCACATACAAAGACCAAAGATGTTTCAGCAGCCACCCACTGCACAAACTCTTCTCTGACATCCTTGCGTCTTTGGTCAAAAACAGACTCTGCAG TGAATGGATTGACCATGCACTGCCTGAGTCTGTCCTAAGAGTTCTGATCTGCCTACGATTATTGATCAGAGATCCCAACCATCAG AAAATCCTCCATCAGCTCCAAGGCATCAATTCACTTGCCAGG TATATGGAGCATGTCACTGCCGTGTACATATCTTGCGGCGAACAGGCGTTTGCTGTGCAGAAGCTGGTCACGATGACCT ACATGTTTCAAAAGCTGTCTGCCGTCGAAGATCAAAGGGTCTGGGTCATCGAGAGCGGTGCTCACAGG ACACTGGTGAAGCTCCTCTCCACAACAGAAAGCAGTGTGCTGCTGGGAGCCCTGCTGGCACTCACCACTTTGGCTGAGAG CCCAGAATGCAAGGAGGAGATTGGCAAGCTTCCCGTGGTGGAGAACCTACTTGTAATACTGCAGGAATATGACCTGCTGTCAAAGAG GATGAGTGCTGAGCTGCTGAGGCTCCTGTCCCCGGTGTGGCAGGTGAGGGACCAGCTGAGGGAGCTGGAGGGTCTGCCTGTGCTGCTGAGCCTGCTGTACGGCCAGCACCTGAAGCTGCTGTGGAGCGTCGCCTGGGTCCTGGTCCAGCTCTGCCAGGATCCCGACGCCAGGACGGAGATCCGGAGCTGGGGCGGGGTGCAGCAGCTTCTCCGGCTGCTCGACAG TGACCGGCAGTACGTCTCTGACAACTCGTCCATCGAGACGCTCTCCAGCGCCAACGCAGTCGGCCGCATCCAGAGAGAGCACatgagagaggagctcagcCCGCAGGAGGAGGTGGACAACACTATGGCCCTGCAGTCAG CCTGCTGCACAGTTCTGACTGAGCTTAGTCTGGATGACACATCTGCTCACCACATTGTGCAG GAAAATGGGGTCTATATAATCACAAAGTTGATTTTACCTCAAAACTCTGGACCAAAGGTCACACCTTTGCAG TGCTATGCGTTTCGAACCCTTCGGTTTCTCTTTAGCGTGGAAAGAAACAGACATCCGTTTAAAAG ACTCTTTCCCACAGACCTCTTTGAGTTGTTTATTGATGTTGGACATTATGTGCGGGACCTCGCGGCCTACGAGGGACTGCAAACCAAAGTTTCACTTTACACT GAAGAGGAACTGGACAGTCTGAGAGAGAACATTGAGACTGTGGACCAGAACCGACCTCCCCTTAAAGTCATCAATGGTTACTCCATACTGGAACATCTGGGCACCGGCGCCTTTGGAAGCGTCTTCAAG GTCCGAAAGCAGAGTGGCCAGAACCTCCTGGCTCTGAAGGAGGTGAACCTCCATAATCCGGCGTTTGGCAACGACAAGAAGTCCAGAGACAGTAACGTGGAGAAAATCATCTCTGAGCTCACGATCGTCAAAGAACAG ATGACACACCCAAACATTGTTAAATACTACAAGACATTTTTGGAAG GCGACAAGCTGTACATCGTGATGGAGCTGATCGAGGGAGTGCCGCTGGCTGAACATTTAAACTCTCTGAAGGAGAAGCAGCAGACGTTCACAGAAGACAGAATTTGGAATATATTCATACAA ATGTGTCTGGCATTGAGGTACCTGCACAAGGAAAAGAGGATAGTCCACCGCGACCTCACACCAAACAACATCATGCTGGGGGAAAAGGACAAAGTCACCATCA CTGACTTCGGCCTCGCGAAGCAGAAACAGGAGAACAGCAAGCTAACGTCAGTGGTCGGCACCATCCTTTACTCCTG TCCAGAGGTGGTGAAGAACGAGCCGTACGGAGAGAGAGCCGACATCTGGGCTTTGGGCTGCATCCTCTACCAGATGGCTACTTTACAGCCTCCATTCTACAGCAGTAACATGCTGTCGCTGGCCAGcaag ATTGTCGAGGCCGCCTACGAGCCGATTGaagaaggagctttctcagtgAGGGTCACAGACATGATCAGATG GTGTTTGAGTCCAGATGCAGACCTGCGGCCGGACATTGTGGCCGTCAGCTCCAGGATATCCGACCTCATGATGAGGCTGATGGATGGACTCTACACTTCCCAGAATGCACTGGAAAgaagagcagagagagacaggaagcgAGCGCAGAAGTACTTCCTGGAGAAGCACAAAAGCAGGATGGACTGCAGCCACACAAACCTGTCTCAG GAAAAATCCTTAATGAATACTGAATCTCCGACACCACGCTCTTCTGCAGCCTGCACTTCAAACCACAGCGAGCAGAATATCAGTCAAG ATGATGCCTCAGATGGTGATGCTGAACCATGCAACACCAACATGGACACCACTGCCTTTACAGGAAAACACTACA GATTAAAGTCCAGTGCTTGTTTTACACCTGACCACATTCAATCTGG TGGGGATTATACTGCTGCAAAGATTAAACCACGACCAG TGTCAGCAGGGATCTGTGTCTCCCAGAATAAGGTTCGGCAGATTGATGATCCCATTCAGAGGCTCCTCGTGCAGCTGCACAAAATTATTTACATCACTCAG CTTCCACCAGCTCCGCACCACAACATCAAACGACGGATCATTGAAAGATTTAAAAAGTCTCTGTTCCACTACTGGAGCGATCCATACAACCTCAAAGTGGAGCTCAGCAAG CTCCTCCACTCCTCTCCAGAGCTGATGGAGTTAGGCTCAAGCAGTTCAGACTGGTGGCCTCTGGTCCACCACTTCACAGGAGACGCTGCTGACAGCACGG GTGATGGGAATCTCAAAGATGGAGTCACATATCAGCAGATGCAG GGGATCATAGAGGAGCTGCTGGAGGACAACAGCTACTATAAAAGCAACACACAGCAGGTGACATTTTACCATTCTGACAGACAATAG
- the nek10 gene encoding serine/threonine-protein kinase Nek10 isoform X2, which translates to MLKMSNPVKKVRQGEKLPLKSRGIQSKASHDLRRLQSLLAKSIPRHEVAALSHSKARSSGASKCQGLHTPKDTNRQRSESDATSEASELEKFSITYKDQRCFSSHPLHKLFSDILASLVKNRLCSEWIDHALPESVLRVLICLRLLIRDPNHQKILHQLQGINSLARYMEHVTAVYISCGEQAFAVQKLVTMTYMFQKLSAVEDQRVWVIESGAHRTLVKLLSTTESSVLLGALLALTTLAESPECKEEIGKLPVVENLLVILQEYDLLSKRMSAELLRLLSPVWQVRDQLRELEGLPVLLSLLYGQHLKLLWSVAWVLVQLCQDPDARTEIRSWGGVQQLLRLLDSDRQYVSDNSSIETLSSANAVGRIQREHMREELSPQEEVDNTMALQSACCTVLTELSLDDTSAHHIVQENGVYIITKLILPQNSGPKVTPLQCYAFRTLRFLFSVERNRHPFKRLFPTDLFELFIDVGHYVRDLAAYEGLQTKVSLYTEEELDSLRENIETVDQNRPPLKVINGYSILEHLGTGAFGSVFKVRKQSGQNLLALKEVNLHNPAFGNDKKSRDSNVEKIISELTIVKEQMTHPNIVKYYKTFLEGDKLYIVMELIEGVPLAEHLNSLKEKQQTFTEDRIWNIFIQMCLALRYLHKEKRIVHRDLTPNNIMLGEKDKVTITDFGLAKQKQENSKLTSVVGTILYSCPEVVKNEPYGERADIWALGCILYQMATLQPPFYSSNMLSLASKIVEAAYEPIEEGAFSVRVTDMIRWCLSPDADLRPDIVAVSSRISDLMMRLMDGLYTSQNALERRAERDRKRAQKYFLEKHKSRMDCSHTNLSQEKSLMNTESPTPRSSAACTSNHSEQNISQDDASDGDAEPCNTNMDTTAFTGKHYRLKSSACFTPDHIQSGGDYTAAKIKPRPVSAGICVSQNKVRQIDDPIQRLLVQLHKIIYITQLPPAPHHNIKRRIIERFKKSLFHYWSDPYNLKVELSKLLHSSPELMELGSSSSDWWPLVHHFTGDAADSTGDGNLKDGVTYQQMQGIIEELLEDNSYYKSNTQQDSREKK; encoded by the exons CATCACATACAAAGACCAAAGATGTTTCAGCAGCCACCCACTGCACAAACTCTTCTCTGACATCCTTGCGTCTTTGGTCAAAAACAGACTCTGCAG TGAATGGATTGACCATGCACTGCCTGAGTCTGTCCTAAGAGTTCTGATCTGCCTACGATTATTGATCAGAGATCCCAACCATCAG AAAATCCTCCATCAGCTCCAAGGCATCAATTCACTTGCCAGG TATATGGAGCATGTCACTGCCGTGTACATATCTTGCGGCGAACAGGCGTTTGCTGTGCAGAAGCTGGTCACGATGACCT ACATGTTTCAAAAGCTGTCTGCCGTCGAAGATCAAAGGGTCTGGGTCATCGAGAGCGGTGCTCACAGG ACACTGGTGAAGCTCCTCTCCACAACAGAAAGCAGTGTGCTGCTGGGAGCCCTGCTGGCACTCACCACTTTGGCTGAGAG CCCAGAATGCAAGGAGGAGATTGGCAAGCTTCCCGTGGTGGAGAACCTACTTGTAATACTGCAGGAATATGACCTGCTGTCAAAGAG GATGAGTGCTGAGCTGCTGAGGCTCCTGTCCCCGGTGTGGCAGGTGAGGGACCAGCTGAGGGAGCTGGAGGGTCTGCCTGTGCTGCTGAGCCTGCTGTACGGCCAGCACCTGAAGCTGCTGTGGAGCGTCGCCTGGGTCCTGGTCCAGCTCTGCCAGGATCCCGACGCCAGGACGGAGATCCGGAGCTGGGGCGGGGTGCAGCAGCTTCTCCGGCTGCTCGACAG TGACCGGCAGTACGTCTCTGACAACTCGTCCATCGAGACGCTCTCCAGCGCCAACGCAGTCGGCCGCATCCAGAGAGAGCACatgagagaggagctcagcCCGCAGGAGGAGGTGGACAACACTATGGCCCTGCAGTCAG CCTGCTGCACAGTTCTGACTGAGCTTAGTCTGGATGACACATCTGCTCACCACATTGTGCAG GAAAATGGGGTCTATATAATCACAAAGTTGATTTTACCTCAAAACTCTGGACCAAAGGTCACACCTTTGCAG TGCTATGCGTTTCGAACCCTTCGGTTTCTCTTTAGCGTGGAAAGAAACAGACATCCGTTTAAAAG ACTCTTTCCCACAGACCTCTTTGAGTTGTTTATTGATGTTGGACATTATGTGCGGGACCTCGCGGCCTACGAGGGACTGCAAACCAAAGTTTCACTTTACACT GAAGAGGAACTGGACAGTCTGAGAGAGAACATTGAGACTGTGGACCAGAACCGACCTCCCCTTAAAGTCATCAATGGTTACTCCATACTGGAACATCTGGGCACCGGCGCCTTTGGAAGCGTCTTCAAG GTCCGAAAGCAGAGTGGCCAGAACCTCCTGGCTCTGAAGGAGGTGAACCTCCATAATCCGGCGTTTGGCAACGACAAGAAGTCCAGAGACAGTAACGTGGAGAAAATCATCTCTGAGCTCACGATCGTCAAAGAACAG ATGACACACCCAAACATTGTTAAATACTACAAGACATTTTTGGAAG GCGACAAGCTGTACATCGTGATGGAGCTGATCGAGGGAGTGCCGCTGGCTGAACATTTAAACTCTCTGAAGGAGAAGCAGCAGACGTTCACAGAAGACAGAATTTGGAATATATTCATACAA ATGTGTCTGGCATTGAGGTACCTGCACAAGGAAAAGAGGATAGTCCACCGCGACCTCACACCAAACAACATCATGCTGGGGGAAAAGGACAAAGTCACCATCA CTGACTTCGGCCTCGCGAAGCAGAAACAGGAGAACAGCAAGCTAACGTCAGTGGTCGGCACCATCCTTTACTCCTG TCCAGAGGTGGTGAAGAACGAGCCGTACGGAGAGAGAGCCGACATCTGGGCTTTGGGCTGCATCCTCTACCAGATGGCTACTTTACAGCCTCCATTCTACAGCAGTAACATGCTGTCGCTGGCCAGcaag ATTGTCGAGGCCGCCTACGAGCCGATTGaagaaggagctttctcagtgAGGGTCACAGACATGATCAGATG GTGTTTGAGTCCAGATGCAGACCTGCGGCCGGACATTGTGGCCGTCAGCTCCAGGATATCCGACCTCATGATGAGGCTGATGGATGGACTCTACACTTCCCAGAATGCACTGGAAAgaagagcagagagagacaggaagcgAGCGCAGAAGTACTTCCTGGAGAAGCACAAAAGCAGGATGGACTGCAGCCACACAAACCTGTCTCAG GAAAAATCCTTAATGAATACTGAATCTCCGACACCACGCTCTTCTGCAGCCTGCACTTCAAACCACAGCGAGCAGAATATCAGTCAAG ATGATGCCTCAGATGGTGATGCTGAACCATGCAACACCAACATGGACACCACTGCCTTTACAGGAAAACACTACA GATTAAAGTCCAGTGCTTGTTTTACACCTGACCACATTCAATCTGG TGGGGATTATACTGCTGCAAAGATTAAACCACGACCAG TGTCAGCAGGGATCTGTGTCTCCCAGAATAAGGTTCGGCAGATTGATGATCCCATTCAGAGGCTCCTCGTGCAGCTGCACAAAATTATTTACATCACTCAG CTTCCACCAGCTCCGCACCACAACATCAAACGACGGATCATTGAAAGATTTAAAAAGTCTCTGTTCCACTACTGGAGCGATCCATACAACCTCAAAGTGGAGCTCAGCAAG CTCCTCCACTCCTCTCCAGAGCTGATGGAGTTAGGCTCAAGCAGTTCAGACTGGTGGCCTCTGGTCCACCACTTCACAGGAGACGCTGCTGACAGCACGG GTGATGGGAATCTCAAAGATGGAGTCACATATCAGCAGATGCAG GGGATCATAGAGGAGCTGCTGGAGGACAACAGCTACTATAAAAGCAACACACAGCAG GACAGCAGAGAAAAGAAATGA
- the nek10 gene encoding serine/threonine-protein kinase Nek10 isoform X1 translates to MLKMSNPVKKVRQGEKLPLKSRGIQSKASHDLRRLQSLLAKSIPRHEVAALSHSKARSSGASKCQGLHTPKDTNRQRSESDATSEASELEKFSITYKDQRCFSSHPLHKLFSDILASLVKNRLCSEWIDHALPESVLRVLICLRLLIRDPNHQKILHQLQGINSLARYMEHVTAVYISCGEQAFAVQKLVTMTYMFQKLSAVEDQRVWVIESGAHRTLVKLLSTTESSVLLGALLALTTLAESPECKEEIGKLPVVENLLVILQEYDLLSKRMSAELLRLLSPVWQVRDQLRELEGLPVLLSLLYGQHLKLLWSVAWVLVQLCQDPDARTEIRSWGGVQQLLRLLDSDRQYVSDNSSIETLSSANAVGRIQREHMREELSPQEEVDNTMALQSACCTVLTELSLDDTSAHHIVQENGVYIITKLILPQNSGPKVTPLQCYAFRTLRFLFSVERNRHPFKRLFPTDLFELFIDVGHYVRDLAAYEGLQTKVSLYTEEELDSLRENIETVDQNRPPLKVINGYSILEHLGTGAFGSVFKVRKQSGQNLLALKEVNLHNPAFGNDKKSRDSNVEKIISELTIVKEQMTHPNIVKYYKTFLEGDKLYIVMELIEGVPLAEHLNSLKEKQQTFTEDRIWNIFIQMCLALRYLHKEKRIVHRDLTPNNIMLGEKDKVTITDFGLAKQKQENSKLTSVVGTILYSCPEVVKNEPYGERADIWALGCILYQMATLQPPFYSSNMLSLASKIVEAAYEPIEEGAFSVRVTDMIRWCLSPDADLRPDIVAVSSRISDLMMRLMDGLYTSQNALERRAERDRKRAQKYFLEKHKSRMDCSHTNLSQEKSLMNTESPTPRSSAACTSNHSEQNISQDDASDGDAEPCNTNMDTTAFTGKHYRLKSSACFTPDHIQSGGDYTAAKIKPRPVSAGICVSQNKVRQIDDPIQRLLVQLHKIIYITQLPPAPHHNIKRRIIERFKKSLFHYWSDPYNLKVELSKLLHSSPELMELGSSSSDWWPLVHHFTGDAADSTGDGNLKDGVTYQQMQGIIEELLEDNSYYKSNTQQVTFYHSDRQ, encoded by the exons CATCACATACAAAGACCAAAGATGTTTCAGCAGCCACCCACTGCACAAACTCTTCTCTGACATCCTTGCGTCTTTGGTCAAAAACAGACTCTGCAG TGAATGGATTGACCATGCACTGCCTGAGTCTGTCCTAAGAGTTCTGATCTGCCTACGATTATTGATCAGAGATCCCAACCATCAG AAAATCCTCCATCAGCTCCAAGGCATCAATTCACTTGCCAGG TATATGGAGCATGTCACTGCCGTGTACATATCTTGCGGCGAACAGGCGTTTGCTGTGCAGAAGCTGGTCACGATGACCT ACATGTTTCAAAAGCTGTCTGCCGTCGAAGATCAAAGGGTCTGGGTCATCGAGAGCGGTGCTCACAGG ACACTGGTGAAGCTCCTCTCCACAACAGAAAGCAGTGTGCTGCTGGGAGCCCTGCTGGCACTCACCACTTTGGCTGAGAG CCCAGAATGCAAGGAGGAGATTGGCAAGCTTCCCGTGGTGGAGAACCTACTTGTAATACTGCAGGAATATGACCTGCTGTCAAAGAG GATGAGTGCTGAGCTGCTGAGGCTCCTGTCCCCGGTGTGGCAGGTGAGGGACCAGCTGAGGGAGCTGGAGGGTCTGCCTGTGCTGCTGAGCCTGCTGTACGGCCAGCACCTGAAGCTGCTGTGGAGCGTCGCCTGGGTCCTGGTCCAGCTCTGCCAGGATCCCGACGCCAGGACGGAGATCCGGAGCTGGGGCGGGGTGCAGCAGCTTCTCCGGCTGCTCGACAG TGACCGGCAGTACGTCTCTGACAACTCGTCCATCGAGACGCTCTCCAGCGCCAACGCAGTCGGCCGCATCCAGAGAGAGCACatgagagaggagctcagcCCGCAGGAGGAGGTGGACAACACTATGGCCCTGCAGTCAG CCTGCTGCACAGTTCTGACTGAGCTTAGTCTGGATGACACATCTGCTCACCACATTGTGCAG GAAAATGGGGTCTATATAATCACAAAGTTGATTTTACCTCAAAACTCTGGACCAAAGGTCACACCTTTGCAG TGCTATGCGTTTCGAACCCTTCGGTTTCTCTTTAGCGTGGAAAGAAACAGACATCCGTTTAAAAG ACTCTTTCCCACAGACCTCTTTGAGTTGTTTATTGATGTTGGACATTATGTGCGGGACCTCGCGGCCTACGAGGGACTGCAAACCAAAGTTTCACTTTACACT GAAGAGGAACTGGACAGTCTGAGAGAGAACATTGAGACTGTGGACCAGAACCGACCTCCCCTTAAAGTCATCAATGGTTACTCCATACTGGAACATCTGGGCACCGGCGCCTTTGGAAGCGTCTTCAAG GTCCGAAAGCAGAGTGGCCAGAACCTCCTGGCTCTGAAGGAGGTGAACCTCCATAATCCGGCGTTTGGCAACGACAAGAAGTCCAGAGACAGTAACGTGGAGAAAATCATCTCTGAGCTCACGATCGTCAAAGAACAG ATGACACACCCAAACATTGTTAAATACTACAAGACATTTTTGGAAG GCGACAAGCTGTACATCGTGATGGAGCTGATCGAGGGAGTGCCGCTGGCTGAACATTTAAACTCTCTGAAGGAGAAGCAGCAGACGTTCACAGAAGACAGAATTTGGAATATATTCATACAA ATGTGTCTGGCATTGAGGTACCTGCACAAGGAAAAGAGGATAGTCCACCGCGACCTCACACCAAACAACATCATGCTGGGGGAAAAGGACAAAGTCACCATCA CTGACTTCGGCCTCGCGAAGCAGAAACAGGAGAACAGCAAGCTAACGTCAGTGGTCGGCACCATCCTTTACTCCTG TCCAGAGGTGGTGAAGAACGAGCCGTACGGAGAGAGAGCCGACATCTGGGCTTTGGGCTGCATCCTCTACCAGATGGCTACTTTACAGCCTCCATTCTACAGCAGTAACATGCTGTCGCTGGCCAGcaag ATTGTCGAGGCCGCCTACGAGCCGATTGaagaaggagctttctcagtgAGGGTCACAGACATGATCAGATG GTGTTTGAGTCCAGATGCAGACCTGCGGCCGGACATTGTGGCCGTCAGCTCCAGGATATCCGACCTCATGATGAGGCTGATGGATGGACTCTACACTTCCCAGAATGCACTGGAAAgaagagcagagagagacaggaagcgAGCGCAGAAGTACTTCCTGGAGAAGCACAAAAGCAGGATGGACTGCAGCCACACAAACCTGTCTCAG GAAAAATCCTTAATGAATACTGAATCTCCGACACCACGCTCTTCTGCAGCCTGCACTTCAAACCACAGCGAGCAGAATATCAGTCAAG ATGATGCCTCAGATGGTGATGCTGAACCATGCAACACCAACATGGACACCACTGCCTTTACAGGAAAACACTACA GATTAAAGTCCAGTGCTTGTTTTACACCTGACCACATTCAATCTGG TGGGGATTATACTGCTGCAAAGATTAAACCACGACCAG TGTCAGCAGGGATCTGTGTCTCCCAGAATAAGGTTCGGCAGATTGATGATCCCATTCAGAGGCTCCTCGTGCAGCTGCACAAAATTATTTACATCACTCAG CTTCCACCAGCTCCGCACCACAACATCAAACGACGGATCATTGAAAGATTTAAAAAGTCTCTGTTCCACTACTGGAGCGATCCATACAACCTCAAAGTGGAGCTCAGCAAG CTCCTCCACTCCTCTCCAGAGCTGATGGAGTTAGGCTCAAGCAGTTCAGACTGGTGGCCTCTGGTCCACCACTTCACAGGAGACGCTGCTGACAGCACGG GTGATGGGAATCTCAAAGATGGAGTCACATATCAGCAGATGCAG GGGATCATAGAGGAGCTGCTGGAGGACAACAGCTACTATAAAAGCAACACACAGCAGGTGACATTTTACCATTCTGACAGACAATAG